One Caulobacter segnis genomic window carries:
- a CDS encoding AraC family transcriptional regulator has protein sequence MGHDLTAPAELSFRRYGEGAPPHVHAFDQIVLPRRGVLEMEIDGKGGRVDPGRAAVVPPGARHAFAASGENLFVVADIGGTLMKPFVALRERPFAPVTGAVRGLLDYLAGEVPGAIETGVASLWTPLLLRGLSAAPINVDPRLARAAALIEARFDQPLTVRDLAGEAGMSQSRFFTRFADAYGTTPHGALSDARLRAAQRLLSDTTLSIAEIAVRTGHGDQSALTRRMKTVLGVTPGAWRKGR, from the coding sequence ATGGGCCACGACCTGACCGCCCCCGCCGAACTGTCGTTCCGCCGCTACGGCGAGGGCGCGCCGCCGCACGTCCACGCCTTCGACCAGATCGTGCTGCCGCGCCGGGGCGTGCTGGAGATGGAGATCGACGGCAAGGGCGGCCGGGTCGATCCGGGCCGCGCGGCGGTGGTGCCGCCCGGCGCGCGCCACGCCTTCGCCGCCTCGGGCGAGAACCTGTTCGTGGTCGCCGACATCGGCGGGACCCTGATGAAGCCGTTCGTGGCCCTGCGCGAGCGGCCGTTCGCCCCGGTCACCGGCGCGGTGCGCGGCCTGCTGGACTATCTCGCCGGCGAGGTCCCCGGCGCGATCGAGACCGGAGTGGCCAGCCTGTGGACCCCGCTGCTGCTGCGCGGCCTGTCGGCGGCGCCGATCAACGTGGATCCACGCCTGGCCCGCGCCGCCGCGCTGATCGAGGCCCGCTTCGACCAGCCGCTCACCGTCCGCGACCTGGCCGGCGAGGCCGGCATGAGCCAGAGCCGGTTCTTCACGCGGTTCGCCGACGCCTATGGGACCACGCCCCACGGGGCCTTGTCCGACGCCCGGCTGCGGGCGGCGCAAAGGCTGCTTTCGGACACCACCCTCTCGATCGCCGAGATCGCCGTTCGCACCGGCCACGGCGACCAGAGCGCGCTGACCAGACGTATGAAGACGGTGCTGGGCGTGACGCCGGGGGCGTGGCGGAAGGGGCGCTAG